Within Nycticebus coucang isolate mNycCou1 chromosome 16, mNycCou1.pri, whole genome shotgun sequence, the genomic segment TACaaaaaatattactttgataCATCTTTATTTCTGCTACTCGAATTTTGTAGCAAAGCTAATCATTGCAGTAGGATACGAAAGTCAGGACGCCGTAtactttttatctttgattttagaCTTTCTGTCTCTGACAAACTTGTTATTACCACATTTTCCTGTCTTTCATTTCCTGTCTCTTTTGGGGCATgattatttcagaatatcatgGGATTAACTGGATCATCGTCTGATAAGAAACCTACCTGGATGCCCTGAGGCTGGTTCATTACCACTAAGACAGTTAACGCTACAATATTCTAATATGAACCTAGGGTTGATTTCTCTTCCGGATCCTCATCTTTTGGCCCGGACAATCTCAGCAGTAAAGTATCTAACACTTTTGAAATGAGGAAACTATTTTTGTGTGAACTAAGTTCCCGATAAAGTTCAATGATTAAGGGACAAGAGATTGGGTAATACATAAAGCCAAGAGACGCATTCATGCACAGCTGGGAGGTGGCACCTATGCCATTCAGGTACATAGACACCTGTTTCTGGCTCTTGTTTTCCTGTTTTGATGTGGATGTTCAACAGTATTTCAACAGAGTGCCTAAAAAATACGTCACACAGGAATTCCGAAAAGAAATTTTGACAGATTAACATATGTCCTGACATCCCTAAAAATATGTTTTCGTTTAGTCTGTCATTATCTTAACCAGTTATATTACTCCTTTTTTGTCATTCTGCCATTTGTTCactttttgttctttgacaaCTAACAATTGAAAGTCTCTGCTGCTTCAATTCCATCTCTCCTTTTCTGGATTGCAGGTTATTACCCTAAAACTAACCTATTCCCCTCTCCACCACCAATCTGTATCTTACACAAGCCTGACAGAGAAAATGCCACATATTTTCTACATCATCATAAGGACCGCCCTGTAGTTTAACCCTTGAGCAGATCAACAAATGAGGAAATTACCgtaaatatcattttttcttacatttattatGCCTAGCTTAATACAATTATACACACagattttaatttgtaaaactGTTCGGACTACCATacattttctctctgtctcttttgaaAAGAGAGTTAGTTTATCAtcttcctttctccatctctGGCAGACCTGAGTTTTTTTCCATAATCCCCATAACTGACTCAGGTTTTTTTAACCATTAAATTTTCAGAGTTTAATCAGCGGGCAGAAAACACTTTCtcctatatttatatataggGTCTTACAAGGAAGCAGAAAGGAAGTAAACTTGTAAAGAAAACATCATTTGTAGGATgttgagatgaaaaaaaaaataatggggcggcgcctgtggctcagtcggtaaggcgccggccccatataccgagggtggcgggttcaaacccggccccggccaaactgcaaccaaaaaatagctgggcgttgtggcgggcgcctgtagtcccagctactcgggaggctgaggcaagagaatcgcttaagcccaggagttggaggttgctgtgagctgtgtgatgccatggcactctaccgagggccataaagtgaaactctgtctctacaaaaaaaaaaaaaaaaaaaaaaaaataatgtataactTAAAATTCGGGTAAACAGGACAGAGAGCTCAAGGTGATCTCCAGAGCAAAATTGCTAGTGGAGTTTTCCCAAATcaacatttatgtttattttagcaGCACTGTTCTCAGTATCATTATTTTGGGAAAACAGAGTTCAAATTGCCTTGCATTTTTAGGGATTTCTggaaaggaaagataaatttGATCAACACTTAATATAATATAGTTCAATAAATATAGTTCCCTtgtcttataaatattttattcagaaataCCACCTATATGCATAGATTCAAGACCCTTATACCATCTGCAAAATTCTAGCTCCTTTAGCCTACGAAGACAGAGTGACTTATTTATAAAGCCACAAATAAGCTAGCAAGGCAACCAGCCAAATGTAAATCACTGCATTATTTAAATGCCTAGTGTTTGCTTCATAAGAAAATCATCCCGTGTTCTGAGGGGCattcgtttttatttttcttataaatcaaGGTTATCAGAAGAAAACCAACAAGTAATTTTCCTGGCATAAAAGAAATCAACATGTTTTTGGTGCCAAGGAGAATGACAGCCTTGTGTATTCAAcaactttagcttttttttttttttttgtcctttggcATGATCTGTTCCCTGATTTCACCCCAGCAGAGCTTGCTTTGAAGTTGTAGACAAATTCAGTCAACCACTTGGATCCCATGTGTCCCAAAGAATGTGGTTTCCCAGGTAAGAGCAATCTTTCCTTCCCCTACTCCCCTTTCACTTTGACATTTTGACAGTCGCTGCAGATTTcttaggaatatattttattctatccCTCAGTCACAACAGCTCTTACTAAGAGTTTCAGAATTGCCTGTGCAAGGAGTACCTTTCACCTTACAAAGGATTGGCTCATTTCTTGATGATTATACAAATGCTCATAATTATGCCTCCGGGTAAACACACTGCTGTCTTCTTGGAAAACTGGGAAGCACAAAGAATGTTTATATGCAGGTTCAGCCATTCCAAGTATCCAAGTCAAGTGCTGGTTGAGACACACCTGGATTACCATCCCCCCTCATTGGCTGAGAAAGTTGCCACACCTGATCTGTAAGTTTACCTGTTACAGTTCATGGAGGGGGGAGTCGCCTCAGCCAGTGAACACTGGATTTTATCTAGCTAGAAGCAGCAAAACAGCTCTTGTTTGCAAAACGACTGGGTTCTGAGTTCATCACTACCAGAAGAACTGTTCTCTCCGGTGGCACAGAGATCTGAGAAGCTGAACCAGCTCAGCAGTCCAGTCGGATATCCTGGAGGATTATGGCAACCAGCGCCTTGCAGATGGCTGGACTGGTGCTTGGTGGTGTTGGCATGGTGGGCACAGTGGCCGTCACCATCATGCCTCAGTGGAGAGTGTCAGCCTTCATTGAAAGCAACATTGTGGTTTTTGAAAACAGGTGGGAAGGACTGTGGATGAACTGCATGAGGCATGCCAACATCAGGATGCAGTGCAAGGTCTACGACTCCCTGCTGGCTCTCTCTCCAGACCTCCAGGCGGCCAGGGGACTGATGTGTGCGGCTTCTGTGCTGTCCTTCTTGGCTTTCATGACAGCCATCCTTGGCATGAAGTGTACCCGGTGCACTGGAGACAATGAGAAGGCAAAGGGCTACATTCTGCTAACGGCTGGAATCATCTTCATCATCACAGGCATCGTGGTGCTCGTCCCTGTGAGCTGGGTTGCCAATTCCATCATCAGAGATTTCTACAACCCAGTCGTGAACGTTGCCCAAAAACGTGAGCTTGGAGAAGCCCTTTACATAGGCTGGACGACGGCGCTGGTGCTGCTTGCTGGAGGGGCACTGTTTTGCtgtgttttttgttgcagtgagAAGAGCAGGAGCTATAGATACTCCATACCTTCCCATCGCACGACCCAAAAAAGTTATCCCGTGGACAAGAAATCCCCGAGCGTGTACTCCAGAAGTCAGTACGTGTAGTTGTGCATGTTTTTAACTGTACCTGTAAAGCCATGCAAATAACCAAATTGTCTTCTATTTTTAAGATTTGCTCTTCTTGACTGCCTAACATTAATTGCAGGAGCCATGCATCAGCTATTTATGATTCTATGAGCCGTTTCACCAGAATGAGACACTAAACACTCCACTTTGATTTCACTCCACAAACACTCCAgcaatttgttttctaaaatgattCGTGCATCTCCTCTATCAGTTATTTCAAAATGACATTGTtaaagactgtattagtttacGACAGTAATTTCTCTATGACAACGTTATGCATGTACGTGAGTGTGATGTTTATCTCACATAGAGACCTGcttatatggttttatttaaaatgaaatactgatCCATTACACTGAATAAATAGAGCTCAGCTATTGCTTTTCAGGGAAATCACGGATGGGATTGAAGAAGGTTAATATTAATTGTTTCAAAACAGCTTTAGGGATTAGCACCCTCCATGTATAATGAAGGTTAAAATGAAGGCTTTGATCATTTAGTGTAAAGGAAACTAAACTGCTTTCTGATATCCCCTTTTTAGCCTAGGAGTTAGAAATACTAACTCCTTTATCCTCTTCCTTCAGAGGACTTCCTTTTCACgtaaattaaattaacatttgttCAAAAATTGATATTTTGTCAAGGGGCTTTGCATTCAAACTGCTTTACCAGGACTATActaagaagaaagataaaagtaTGGTCTAAGAAACATTAATGGTTTCAGGATAGTgaaatgtttttttcctggtaaatTTTTGTAGCTGGAGAAGAAGGATGTATGTTGACAAGAAATCATATATGTATGGATATTTTTTCATAATAGTCAAGTACAGATTTGGGGCTTTTCTCAACATAAATAATAGGCCAGAAAATATAACATGTCTGGTTTTTATTTGCtcatcagaaacaaacaaacgaaatTCTCCTTGGAGAACTTCATCTGCTCTTATGTAGATATGCCGGACAAAACTGTCATTTCAATTCTGTGGAAGATCAATTTCCTACTTGTTTCATTTTTGTCCATCTTTGGTAAAGTTTAGAAATACTATGATTGCAGGAGGgtcttacctaacaaatgcaatcagtgtaacctggcttattgtaccctcgatgaatccccaacaataaaaaaaaaaaaaaagaaagaaatactatcTCTCTCAGTTTCCTCCAAATTTGATAAAACTAGATGAAATGTGGAAGTTTGTATTTACACTTGTTTAGCTTGAATTGCTGCGTTATTTACTTTATGgctattaaattaataaattgtgcctCTTTCTAATTATATAACATTCTCTCATTCTTGTTTTATTACATTgttactatagtttttttttttttttttttgtggtttttggccggggctgggtttgaacccgccacctccggcatatgggaccagcgccctactccttgagccacaggcgccgcccgttactATAGttttttataaacttaatttttttttgttttccaaactTAAAAAGAATGCCAAAGACACATTTCAAAGATAAATTCAGCATTCATTTtgagtataaaaaataatacatatcccTTAATAACAATATACCTAATATTCATCAGATTCATACACTGATAGTAGGTCTcgataatatttttataatataaaatagtaCTGTAGATGctaacaaatatatattataaatattatgtttGTAATATTTCAAAACTTGTCATAGCTAGATATGTATCTCTACCTCTgagaaataatattaattaataatagtGGTCAATATTTGGGGGGTATGTATTACATACTAGGCCCTCTATTGTTTTGtatgaattatattatttttttatgagatTCATAATGAGGATATCTCAGAACAGTTTTGATTACCCTACAGagtcaggagaaaaaaataagggcTGTTTGGCACATAGCTCATGCTCTTTCTTTTggggaaagaaattttttttcagcaGTGTCCACTTTGTAAACTGATTTTTCTATGTaaaaattgtttgattttttttccctgatgaTTTTCCCATACCTAAGTGATAATTCATCCTAAGTAGTTTTATCCCTTTGGGCCTAAacattcataagaaaaaaaaaataaataaagcaaacctAATTGAGTGAATTGGGGAAGAAATTCGGAGGGCCAGACTTCTAAATTCCAGTCTCTAAGGAACCATTCTTTTATTTGGAAAGCTGCCTTGAATGTCTCAAACTcaattcattatttctttcttctcctccctaAAACAGAATGATTAAACCACCTCTTTTCCTTATGGCAACTTCTCAAGTATCTCTGgaatctttctctatttttccaccTTTACCATCATCTCATCTCTTACCTCCTTAGCTGGAAAAGCCTTCCACCTCGTATATTGTCTGCAGAATCTTTTTTCTCCAGCGCTTTCCCCCACATTTATGTTAgttctttctaaaatgcaaatcagGTCCCCTCATGGGGAC encodes:
- the CLDN8 gene encoding claudin-8, whose translation is MATSALQMAGLVLGGVGMVGTVAVTIMPQWRVSAFIESNIVVFENRWEGLWMNCMRHANIRMQCKVYDSLLALSPDLQAARGLMCAASVLSFLAFMTAILGMKCTRCTGDNEKAKGYILLTAGIIFIITGIVVLVPVSWVANSIIRDFYNPVVNVAQKRELGEALYIGWTTALVLLAGGALFCCVFCCSEKSRSYRYSIPSHRTTQKSYPVDKKSPSVYSRSQYV